A genomic window from Catenulispora sp. EB89 includes:
- a CDS encoding TIGR02677 family protein, with protein sequence MAENGLADGAEAGADLDLDGLETATRLRLFGFVRRDDQLLYLWVLRAMDRLRFAHVSQAHTDDVATALAELASQHQDAPAEAENLRQRLDNLAEDGVLHRLEDPARAGKLSAYRNRQSVYQFSELGYLAFRAVSGVLAARIEDANLSRLVFSDILRDFEGLARANRDADADEIVRRLTSLDRVVEDMAQRTARFHLTLGDITRTTDTSPEVFLRHKDALLSHLHNFVVELERYLPRLTSAVAAVEQTGVATLLDRAAMADERPLLGHDRIREDWARRWAALRAWFAIPDAGQSAADAVVAAPPRAVEVRDTAHMAVSAVIALLRQITDAQRSGVNRSTQLKHLAAWVVDTPDEEAAHALMSAAFNLRSARHFGTVHEDEELISSRSTWWDAPGVEISMTLFAKGKAPTPGVPKPVVDKRGSRQHLRSQQAAARAAERDSAARLLDAGVHGRVLDAAELRVLLKLLTRALESRSVVAGRVTASGSNDVLTMRLVPSPGGSAVQTEHGVLHLPGYALELAPLRRRAKAGL encoded by the coding sequence ATGGCTGAGAACGGGCTCGCCGACGGTGCGGAGGCCGGTGCCGACCTTGATCTGGACGGCCTGGAGACCGCGACCCGGTTGCGGCTGTTCGGCTTCGTGCGGCGTGACGACCAGCTGTTGTATCTGTGGGTGCTCCGGGCGATGGACCGGTTGCGGTTCGCGCACGTCTCGCAGGCGCACACCGATGACGTCGCGACGGCGCTCGCCGAGTTGGCTTCCCAGCACCAGGACGCGCCCGCCGAGGCCGAGAACCTGCGTCAGCGCCTGGACAATCTGGCCGAGGACGGTGTGTTGCACCGGCTGGAGGATCCGGCGCGGGCCGGGAAGCTGTCGGCCTACCGGAATCGCCAGTCGGTGTACCAGTTCAGCGAGCTGGGGTATTTGGCGTTTCGCGCGGTCAGCGGTGTGTTGGCTGCACGTATCGAGGACGCGAATCTGTCCCGGCTGGTGTTCTCCGACATTCTGCGTGATTTCGAGGGGCTGGCTCGAGCCAACCGGGATGCCGATGCCGATGAGATCGTGCGGCGTCTGACGAGCCTGGACCGGGTCGTGGAGGACATGGCGCAGCGCACTGCGCGTTTCCATCTGACCTTGGGCGATATCACTCGCACCACCGACACCTCTCCTGAGGTGTTCCTGCGGCACAAGGACGCGTTGCTGAGCCACTTGCACAACTTTGTCGTCGAGCTGGAGCGGTACCTGCCCCGCCTCACATCGGCGGTCGCGGCGGTGGAGCAGACCGGCGTGGCAACGCTGCTCGACCGTGCGGCCATGGCCGATGAGCGTCCGTTGCTGGGGCATGACCGAATCCGTGAGGACTGGGCGCGGCGCTGGGCCGCGCTTCGAGCCTGGTTCGCGATTCCGGACGCGGGACAGTCTGCGGCCGATGCTGTGGTGGCGGCACCGCCTCGGGCCGTCGAGGTCCGCGACACCGCTCACATGGCGGTCTCTGCGGTGATCGCCTTGCTGCGGCAGATAACCGATGCTCAGCGCAGCGGTGTAAACCGCAGCACACAGCTCAAGCACCTGGCCGCATGGGTGGTGGACACGCCAGATGAGGAAGCAGCGCACGCTCTGATGTCGGCGGCGTTCAACCTCCGCTCGGCGCGGCATTTCGGCACGGTGCATGAGGACGAGGAGCTGATCTCTTCTCGCAGCACGTGGTGGGACGCTCCAGGGGTCGAGATCTCGATGACCTTGTTCGCCAAGGGCAAGGCTCCCACACCGGGCGTTCCCAAACCGGTCGTCGACAAGCGCGGCAGCCGGCAGCACCTGCGCTCCCAGCAGGCCGCCGCGCGCGCCGCCGAGCGTGATTCGGCGGCGCGGTTGCTGGATGCTGGGGTTCATGGCCGCGTTCTGGACGCGGCCGAGCTGCGAGTGCTCCTCAAGCTGCTGACCCGGGCCTTGGAATCCCGTTCGGTGGTGGCCGGCCGCGTCACAGCGTCGGGAAGTAACGATGTGTTGACCATGCGGCTCGTGCCATCACCCGGCGGCAGTGCGGTTCAGACCGAACACGGTGTGCTTCACCTGCCGGGCTACGCACTCGAACTCGCCCCACTGCGCCGACGCGCTAAAGCAGGGCTCTGA